A genomic region of Pseudomonas sp. MPC6 contains the following coding sequences:
- a CDS encoding PD-(D/E)XK motif protein translates to MSTKIDSLWDSINLDKTGVGFRRFDATHILDFYVGIDSDGRRALLLICPSEPVVQSDMRAVLVKSHARDDGRWSLFIVLEDIRLVELFSLFCEDLIESSRFNLDLFKSFAFVVSRLTSWRQLFELGDLGLLSENQVRGLCGELLYLRTLVESIGALAAVNAWVGPSRADQDFQVENHAWEIKTIRPGCDVIKISSEEQLDTKLRSIDLVVIELGNCTVASQGAFTLNSMVCKIQSLLMSNYEARLKFDNLLFKAGYIVRPEYDVLNLVVRNVAVFSVCGDFPRIAPHCLPVGVSRVKYELNLAECVSFKTT, encoded by the coding sequence ATGTCGACTAAAATTGACTCTCTGTGGGATTCTATAAATTTAGATAAGACAGGGGTTGGATTTAGGAGATTCGATGCAACGCACATATTGGACTTTTATGTGGGTATTGATAGTGATGGGCGTAGAGCACTCTTGTTGATATGTCCCTCGGAACCTGTAGTACAAAGTGATATGAGAGCAGTGCTAGTTAAATCTCACGCGCGAGACGATGGCCGGTGGTCCCTATTTATAGTTCTTGAAGATATTAGGCTGGTGGAACTATTTTCTCTTTTTTGTGAAGATCTAATAGAGTCGTCAAGATTTAATTTGGATTTATTTAAGTCATTTGCGTTCGTGGTTAGCCGTTTGACGAGCTGGCGGCAGCTATTTGAGCTGGGAGATTTGGGACTGCTCTCGGAAAACCAAGTCCGGGGATTGTGTGGTGAATTGTTATATCTACGAACGCTGGTTGAATCTATTGGTGCATTGGCGGCAGTAAATGCTTGGGTGGGACCGAGTCGGGCTGATCAGGACTTTCAAGTCGAAAATCATGCTTGGGAAATTAAAACGATAAGGCCCGGTTGTGATGTTATAAAAATATCATCAGAAGAACAGTTGGATACTAAACTTCGTTCGATTGATCTTGTGGTGATTGAACTTGGGAACTGTACTGTTGCTTCACAAGGTGCATTTACTTTGAATTCTATGGTTTGCAAAATTCAGAGTTTACTGATGTCTAATTATGAAGCAAGACTTAAGTTTGATAATTTGCTGTTTAAGGCTGGTTATATTGTTCGGCCTGAATATGATGTGTTGAATTTGGTTGTTCGTAATGTTGCAGTTTTTAGCGTGTGCGGTGATTTTCCTCGTATTGCTCCTCATTGCTTACCGGTTGGTGTCAGCAGGGTCAAGTATGAACTCAACTTGGCGGAATGTGTGAGCTTTAAGACTACTTGA
- a CDS encoding AIPR family protein: MEIIDYHRDLIETVRARAESSKDFVRASFVEECGEMLTAAEELLGFEVCRFEGLAKRRKLLVDGYSFDDADNSLSLMVCEFFNEDDIATFNASDVQKTFGMLRAFLEESLDGTLTDGSVDESQPGYGLASDLMDWHSKISKYRFYLISDGLLKTRTKDWLEQNINGTAVELHIWDVGRFHSAYVSATGRDELTVDFSEVEGRGLPCLAAAHSEGEYKAYLCMIPGDSLADIYERYGSRLLEGNVRTFLSAKGKVNSAIQNTIRTQPEMFFAFNNGIAATAENIVLCSDNGGLRIQSATNLQIVNGGQTTASLALAKRGGSGKKDVADLSKVMVQMKLSVLPPERAGALTPEIARFANSQNKVSDADFFSNHPFHVRLEDFSRRLFTSPVGGAQHGTHWFYERARGQYVNEQVKLTSSQKTQFQLQNPRSQLFTKTDVAKFENTWKEHPHKVSMGAQKNFMFFADAISKSWAADGRNYTEEYFRSLIALAIIFRSTESIVTQQDWYQGGYRANIVTYSIAKLHNLIAEEQLGKQLNLRSIWDRQRIDDFLSAQIAIIAKFVFQVLTDPDRPKDNVTEWAKMQACWEQVRDCKITLSAGFIQTLQDLKGVHEASESSKVTQKLDDGIEIQMLVVDVPGIEWTRMLNWGVKKDKLSPKQISLLRGATLIPKKLPTEKQCVEIWKVRNKLIELGYLAF, encoded by the coding sequence ATGGAAATAATCGATTATCACCGAGATTTAATTGAGACTGTTCGTGCAAGAGCTGAGTCTTCTAAAGATTTTGTGAGGGCCAGTTTTGTCGAAGAATGTGGAGAAATGCTTACAGCGGCGGAGGAGTTATTAGGTTTTGAAGTTTGTCGATTTGAAGGTCTAGCAAAAAGAAGGAAACTTCTTGTTGATGGTTATTCATTCGATGATGCTGATAATTCGCTGTCTTTAATGGTTTGTGAGTTTTTCAATGAAGATGATATTGCAACATTTAATGCCTCAGATGTTCAAAAAACATTTGGTATGCTTCGGGCTTTTTTGGAAGAGTCGCTTGATGGCACATTGACAGATGGTAGTGTAGATGAAAGCCAGCCGGGCTACGGTCTTGCCAGCGATTTGATGGATTGGCATTCTAAAATTTCAAAGTATCGATTTTATTTGATTAGTGACGGTTTGTTAAAGACTCGGACTAAAGATTGGTTGGAACAAAATATAAATGGGACTGCGGTGGAGTTGCATATTTGGGATGTAGGTCGTTTCCATTCCGCTTACGTCTCTGCAACTGGTCGTGATGAGTTAACGGTTGATTTTTCAGAGGTTGAAGGGAGAGGATTACCATGTCTTGCAGCGGCTCATTCTGAGGGTGAATACAAAGCTTATCTTTGTATGATACCAGGCGATTCTTTAGCTGATATTTATGAAAGGTATGGTAGCAGGCTTTTAGAGGGTAACGTTCGGACGTTTCTGAGCGCCAAAGGTAAGGTCAACTCCGCCATCCAGAATACTATTCGAACGCAACCAGAAATGTTTTTTGCTTTTAATAATGGTATAGCTGCAACAGCTGAAAATATTGTTTTGTGTTCAGATAATGGAGGCTTGCGTATACAGAGTGCCACGAATTTGCAAATTGTAAATGGTGGCCAAACCACTGCATCACTGGCACTTGCGAAGCGGGGTGGTAGTGGTAAAAAAGATGTTGCCGATCTATCAAAAGTAATGGTTCAAATGAAGTTGTCTGTTCTCCCGCCGGAAAGAGCGGGTGCCCTAACCCCTGAAATAGCTCGATTTGCCAACAGTCAGAACAAAGTTAGTGACGCGGATTTCTTTTCGAATCATCCGTTTCACGTACGGTTGGAAGATTTTTCACGTAGGCTATTTACCTCTCCCGTTGGCGGTGCGCAACATGGTACTCATTGGTTTTACGAGCGTGCTAGAGGACAGTATGTTAATGAGCAGGTTAAACTTACGTCTTCTCAGAAAACTCAGTTTCAATTGCAAAACCCAAGGAGTCAGTTGTTTACCAAAACTGATGTCGCTAAATTTGAAAATACATGGAAGGAACATCCTCATAAAGTGAGCATGGGGGCACAGAAAAATTTCATGTTCTTCGCTGATGCTATTTCGAAATCGTGGGCCGCCGATGGGAGAAATTACACCGAAGAGTATTTTCGCTCTCTTATAGCTTTGGCTATTATTTTTCGCAGCACTGAGTCAATTGTTACTCAGCAGGACTGGTATCAAGGCGGTTATCGTGCCAATATCGTAACCTACTCAATAGCGAAACTACACAATCTAATCGCCGAAGAGCAACTTGGTAAGCAATTGAATTTGCGTAGTATTTGGGATCGGCAGCGTATTGATGATTTTCTATCTGCGCAGATCGCCATTATCGCGAAATTTGTCTTCCAAGTGCTGACAGACCCTGATCGGCCTAAAGATAACGTTACTGAATGGGCGAAAATGCAAGCTTGTTGGGAGCAGGTCAGAGATTGCAAGATTACGTTAAGTGCTGGTTTTATCCAAACGCTACAAGATTTAAAAGGCGTTCATGAAGCATCCGAGAGTTCTAAAGTTACTCAGAAGCTCGATGATGGTATAGAAATTCAGATGTTGGTAGTGGATGTGCCGGGCATTGAGTGGACTAGGATGCTTAATTGGGGCGTGAAGAAAGATAAGCTCAGCCCTAAGCAAATCAGTTTGTTGCGTGGTGCCACATTAATACCCAAAAAATTGCCTACCGAAAAGCAGTGCGTCGAAATTTGGAAAGTTAGAAACAAATTAATCGAGCTGGGATATTTAGCATTCTAG
- a CDS encoding ribonucleotide-diphosphate reductase subunit beta has translation MLSWDEFDKEDSGETVVKGANAGHATEANMDRLDTAGGVAAQEARAVTASDSAAIARAKAALNNLDVAEGLAELEGASARVAVDEKRMINCRADLNQLVPFKYDWAWQKYLDGCANHWMPQEVNMTADIALWKDPEGLTDDERRIVMRNLGFFSTADSLVANNLVLAVYRLITNPECRQYILRQAFEEAIHTHAYQYCIESLAMDEGEIFNMYHEIPSVAKKATWGLKYTRSISDPKFETGTVETDKELLRNLIAYYCVLEGIFFYCGFTQILSMGRRNKMTGVAEQFQYILRDESMHLNFGIDVINQIKIENPHLWDAEMKEEASQMILQGTQLEIEYARDTMPRGVLGMNAAMMEDYLKFIANRRLSQIGLKEEYPGTTNPFPWMSEIMDLKKEKNFFETRVIEYQTGGALSWD, from the coding sequence ATGCTGAGCTGGGACGAATTCGACAAAGAAGACAGCGGCGAAACCGTTGTAAAAGGCGCAAACGCCGGCCACGCGACTGAAGCCAACATGGACCGCCTCGATACGGCTGGTGGTGTCGCGGCTCAAGAAGCTCGCGCCGTCACCGCGTCCGATTCCGCCGCGATCGCCCGAGCCAAAGCAGCCCTGAACAACCTCGACGTTGCCGAAGGCCTTGCCGAACTCGAAGGCGCCTCCGCCCGCGTAGCGGTCGACGAAAAGCGCATGATCAACTGCCGCGCCGACCTCAACCAGCTCGTACCTTTCAAGTACGACTGGGCCTGGCAGAAGTACCTGGACGGCTGCGCAAACCACTGGATGCCGCAAGAAGTCAACATGACCGCCGACATCGCCCTCTGGAAAGACCCGGAAGGCCTGACCGACGACGAGCGCCGCATCGTCATGCGCAACCTCGGCTTCTTCTCCACCGCCGACTCCCTGGTTGCCAACAACCTGGTCCTGGCCGTGTACCGCCTGATCACCAACCCGGAATGCCGCCAGTACATCCTGCGCCAGGCCTTCGAAGAGGCGATCCACACCCACGCCTACCAGTACTGCATCGAATCGCTGGCCATGGATGAAGGCGAGATCTTCAACATGTACCACGAGATCCCATCGGTCGCGAAAAAAGCCACCTGGGGCCTCAAATACACCCGCTCGATCTCCGATCCGAAGTTCGAAACCGGCACCGTCGAAACCGACAAAGAGCTGCTGCGCAACCTGATCGCCTACTACTGCGTCCTGGAAGGCATCTTCTTCTACTGCGGCTTCACCCAGATCCTCTCCATGGGCCGCCGCAACAAAATGACCGGCGTCGCCGAGCAGTTCCAGTACATCCTGCGCGACGAATCCATGCACCTGAACTTCGGCATCGACGTGATCAACCAGATCAAAATCGAAAACCCGCACTTGTGGGATGCCGAGATGAAGGAAGAGGCTTCGCAGATGATTCTGCAGGGCACTCAGCTGGAGATCGAATACGCGCGGGACACCATGCCTCGTGGCGTGCTGGGGATGAATGCGGCGATGATGGAGGATTACCTCAAGTTTATTGCTAACCGTCGTCTGTCGCAGATTGGGTTGAAGGAAGAGTACCCAGGGACGACTAACCCGTTCCCTTGGATGAGCGAGATCATGGACTTGAAGAAAGAGAAGAATTTCTTTGAGACGCGGGTTATTGAGTATCAGACTGGTGGGGCGTTGAGCTGGGATTGA
- a CDS encoding DUF2790 domain-containing protein, producing MKALLVLALSSLCATAMADGVPTDVAQQQIAIEEYTYSTDLDIAKVISMSEIPNVCEVVPAKMEYDDSKGQRHILRYSVMGNGCSNG from the coding sequence ATGAAAGCTTTATTAGTTCTGGCCCTCAGCAGCCTGTGCGCAACCGCCATGGCAGATGGGGTTCCGACTGATGTCGCACAGCAGCAAATCGCCATCGAGGAATACACTTACTCCACCGACCTGGACATCGCCAAAGTCATCTCGATGAGCGAAATCCCCAACGTCTGCGAAGTTGTTCCGGCCAAAATGGAATACGACGACTCCAAAGGTCAGCGCCACATCCTGCGTTACAGCGTCATGGGCAACGGCTGCTCCAACGGCTGA
- the acs gene encoding acetate--CoA ligase: MSAASLYPVRPEVAANTLTDEATYKAMYQQSVVNPDGFWREQAKRLDWIKPFTTVKQTSFDDHHVDIKWFADGTLNVSYNCLDRHLAERGDQVAIIWEGDNPAESRNITYRQLHEEVCKFANALRGQDVHRGDVVTIYMPMIPEAVVAMLACTRIGAIHSVVFGGFSPEALAGRIIDCRSKVVITADEGLRAGKKIPLKSNVDDALTNPETSSVQKVIVCQRTGGDIKWNQHRDIWYEDLMKVAGSVCAPKEMGAEEALFILYTSGSTGKPKGVQHTTGGYLLYAAMTHERVFDYRPGEVYWCTADVGWITGHTYIVYGPLANGATTLLFEGVPNYPDITRVAKIVDKHKVNILYTAPTAIRAMMASGTAAVEGADGSSLRLLGSVGEPINPEAWDWYYKNVGQSRCPIVDTWWQTETGATLMSPLPGAHGLKPGSAARPFFGVVPALVDNLGNIIEGVAEGNLVILDSWPGQARTLYRDHDRFVDTYFKTFRGMYFTGDGARRDADGYYWITGRVDDVLNVSGHRMGTAEIESAMVAHPKVAEAAVVGVPHDIKGQGIYVYVTLIAGEEPTEQLRLELKNWVRKEIGPIASPDVIQWAPGLPKTRSGKIMRRILRKIATAEYDGLGDISTLADPGVVQHLIDEHRTMNVA; the protein is encoded by the coding sequence ATGAGTGCGGCTTCCCTGTATCCCGTTCGTCCCGAGGTTGCGGCCAACACGCTGACTGATGAGGCGACCTACAAGGCCATGTACCAGCAGTCCGTCGTCAACCCGGATGGCTTCTGGCGCGAGCAAGCCAAGCGCCTCGACTGGATCAAGCCTTTCACCACGGTGAAACAGACCTCGTTCGACGATCACCATGTCGACATCAAGTGGTTTGCCGACGGCACCCTCAACGTTTCCTACAACTGCCTCGACCGTCATCTGGCCGAGCGCGGCGATCAGGTCGCGATCATTTGGGAAGGGGATAACCCGGCCGAAAGCCGCAACATCACCTACCGCCAATTGCACGAAGAAGTCTGCAAGTTCGCCAACGCCTTGCGCGGCCAGGATGTGCACCGCGGCGACGTGGTGACTATCTATATGCCGATGATCCCCGAAGCCGTGGTCGCCATGCTGGCCTGCACCCGGATCGGCGCGATCCACTCGGTGGTGTTCGGTGGCTTCTCGCCGGAAGCCCTGGCCGGTCGCATCATCGATTGCCGCTCCAAAGTGGTGATCACGGCCGACGAAGGCCTGCGTGCCGGCAAGAAGATCCCGCTCAAGTCCAACGTCGATGACGCGCTGACCAACCCGGAAACCAGCAGCGTGCAGAAGGTCATCGTGTGCCAGCGCACCGGTGGCGACATCAAGTGGAACCAGCATCGCGACATCTGGTACGAAGACCTGATGAAAGTGGCGGGCAGCGTGTGCGCGCCAAAAGAGATGGGCGCCGAAGAAGCGCTGTTCATCCTTTACACCTCCGGTTCCACCGGCAAGCCCAAGGGCGTGCAGCACACCACCGGCGGTTACCTGCTGTATGCGGCCATGACCCACGAGCGCGTGTTCGACTACCGCCCGGGCGAAGTCTACTGGTGCACCGCCGACGTCGGCTGGATCACCGGCCACACCTACATCGTCTACGGCCCGCTGGCCAACGGCGCGACCACGTTGCTGTTCGAAGGCGTACCGAACTATCCGGACATCACCCGGGTGGCGAAGATCGTCGACAAGCACAAGGTCAATATCCTCTACACCGCGCCGACCGCGATCCGCGCAATGATGGCCTCGGGCACCGCCGCTGTCGAAGGCGCCGATGGCAGCAGCCTGCGTCTGCTGGGTTCGGTCGGTGAGCCGATCAATCCGGAAGCCTGGGATTGGTACTACAAGAACGTCGGTCAGTCCCGTTGCCCGATCGTCGACACCTGGTGGCAGACCGAAACCGGCGCCACCCTGATGAGCCCGTTGCCGGGTGCACACGGCCTGAAGCCGGGTTCTGCGGCGCGTCCGTTCTTCGGCGTGGTGCCGGCCCTGGTGGACAACCTGGGCAACATCATCGAAGGCGTGGCCGAGGGCAACTTGGTGATTCTCGATTCGTGGCCAGGCCAGGCGCGTACCCTGTATCGCGACCATGACCGTTTCGTCGACACCTACTTCAAGACCTTCCGCGGCATGTATTTCACCGGTGACGGTGCCCGTCGTGACGCAGACGGTTACTACTGGATCACCGGGCGTGTGGATGACGTGCTCAACGTGTCCGGGCACCGCATGGGCACGGCCGAGATCGAAAGCGCGATGGTCGCCCACCCGAAAGTCGCCGAGGCGGCGGTGGTCGGTGTGCCGCATGACATCAAGGGGCAGGGCATTTATGTCTATGTCACGCTGATCGCTGGTGAAGAGCCGACCGAGCAATTGCGCCTGGAACTGAAAAACTGGGTGCGCAAAGAGATTGGCCCGATTGCTTCGCCGGATGTCATCCAGTGGGCGCCGGGGTTGCCGAAGACGCGTTCGGGCAAGATCATGCGCCGGATTCTGCGCAAGATTGCGACCGCTGAGTACGATGGGTTGGGGGATATCTCCACCCTGGCGGATCCGGGTGTGGTGCAGCATTTGATTGATGAGCATAGGACGATGAACGTCGCTTAA
- a CDS encoding ABC transporter substrate-binding protein yields MKKLVLLGALALSVLSLPTFADEKPLKIGIEAAYPPFASKAPDGSIVGFDYDIGNALCEEMKVKCTWVEQEFDGLIPALKVRKIDAILSSMSITEDRKKSVDFTNKYYNTPARLVMKAGTPVSDSLAELKGKNIGVQRGSIHERFAREVLAPLGAEIKPYGSQNEIYLDVAAGRLDGTVADATLLDDGFLKTDAGKGFAFVGPAFTDEKYFGDGIGIAVRKGDALKDKINAAITAIRASGKYQQIQDKYFAFDIYGK; encoded by the coding sequence ATGAAGAAACTCGTGCTGCTTGGCGCCCTGGCACTTTCCGTGCTGTCCCTGCCAACGTTCGCTGATGAAAAGCCGCTGAAAATCGGTATCGAAGCGGCTTACCCTCCGTTCGCTTCCAAAGCGCCGGACGGCAGCATCGTGGGTTTCGACTACGACATCGGCAACGCCCTGTGCGAAGAGATGAAGGTCAAGTGCACCTGGGTCGAACAAGAGTTCGACGGCCTGATCCCGGCCCTCAAGGTGCGCAAGATCGACGCGATCCTGTCGTCCATGTCGATCACCGAAGACCGCAAGAAGTCCGTGGACTTCACCAACAAGTATTACAACACCCCGGCGCGCCTGGTGATGAAGGCCGGCACCCCGGTCAGCGACAGCCTGGCTGAGCTCAAGGGCAAGAACATCGGCGTGCAGCGCGGTTCGATCCACGAGCGTTTCGCCCGCGAAGTCCTGGCCCCGCTGGGTGCCGAGATCAAGCCTTACGGTTCGCAGAACGAAATCTACCTCGATGTCGCGGCCGGTCGCCTCGACGGCACCGTGGCAGACGCTACGCTGCTGGATGACGGTTTCCTGAAAACCGACGCCGGCAAAGGTTTCGCCTTCGTTGGCCCGGCCTTCACCGACGAGAAGTACTTCGGCGACGGTATCGGCATCGCAGTGCGCAAAGGCGACGCCTTGAAAGACAAGATCAACGCCGCGATCACTGCCATTCGTGCAAGCGGCAAGTACCAGCAAATCCAGGACAAGTACTTCGCCTTCGATATCTACGGCAAGTAA
- a CDS encoding ABC transporter permease produces the protein MLKGYGAVILDGAWLTLQLALSSMVLAIVLGLIGVALRLSPIRWLAWLGDLYSTVIRGIPDLVLILLIFYGGQDLLNRVAPLLGFDDYIDLNPLAAGIGTLGFIFGAYLSETFRGAFMAIPKGQAEAGMAYGMSSFQVFFRVLVPQMIRLAIPGFTNNWLVLTKATALISVVGLQDMMFKAKQAADATREPFTFFLAVAAMYLVITSVSLLALRHLEKRYSVGVRAADL, from the coding sequence ATGTTGAAAGGCTACGGGGCTGTCATCCTCGATGGCGCTTGGCTGACGCTTCAGCTCGCCTTGTCGTCCATGGTCCTGGCGATTGTTCTGGGTCTGATCGGCGTTGCGCTGCGTCTGTCTCCGATCCGCTGGCTGGCCTGGCTGGGCGACCTGTATTCCACGGTGATCCGCGGGATTCCCGACCTGGTGCTGATCCTGCTGATTTTCTACGGGGGGCAGGACCTGCTCAACCGCGTCGCACCGCTGCTTGGTTTTGACGACTACATCGACCTGAACCCGTTGGCCGCCGGTATCGGCACCTTGGGCTTCATCTTCGGTGCGTACCTGTCGGAAACTTTCCGTGGTGCGTTCATGGCGATCCCCAAAGGTCAGGCAGAAGCCGGCATGGCGTACGGCATGAGCAGTTTTCAGGTGTTCTTCCGGGTGTTGGTACCACAGATGATTCGCCTGGCGATTCCGGGTTTCACCAACAACTGGCTGGTATTGACCAAGGCCACTGCGCTGATTTCGGTGGTAGGTCTGCAAGACATGATGTTCAAGGCCAAGCAGGCGGCCGATGCCACCCGCGAGCCTTTCACCTTCTTCCTCGCAGTGGCGGCGATGTACCTGGTGATCACCAGTGTCTCGTTGCTGGCATTGCGTCACCTTGAGAAGCGCTACTCGGTAGGCGTAAGGGCGGCTGATCTATGA
- a CDS encoding ABC transporter permease, whose protein sequence is MIFDYNVIWESLPLYFGGLVTTLKLLALSLFFGLLAALPLGLMRVSKNAVVNMSAWLFTYVIRGTPMLVQLFLIYYGLAQFEAVRESFLWPWLSSATFCACLAFAINTSAYTAEIIAGSLRATPNGEIEAAKAMGMSRYKMYKRILLPSALRRALPQYSNEVIMMLQTTSLASIVTLIDITGAARTVNAQFYLPFEAYITAGVFYLCLTFILVKLFKLAERRWLGYLAPRKH, encoded by the coding sequence ATGATCTTCGACTACAACGTCATTTGGGAGTCATTGCCGCTGTACTTCGGCGGTTTGGTGACCACCCTGAAATTGCTCGCGCTGTCGCTGTTTTTCGGTCTGTTGGCGGCCTTGCCGCTGGGCCTGATGCGCGTCTCGAAGAATGCGGTCGTCAACATGTCGGCCTGGCTCTTCACCTACGTGATCCGCGGCACGCCGATGCTGGTGCAGCTGTTTTTGATCTACTACGGTCTGGCGCAGTTCGAAGCGGTACGTGAAAGCTTCCTGTGGCCATGGCTGTCCAGCGCCACGTTCTGTGCGTGCCTGGCGTTCGCGATCAATACCAGCGCCTACACCGCTGAAATCATTGCCGGCAGTCTGCGCGCCACGCCGAACGGCGAGATCGAAGCGGCCAAGGCCATGGGCATGTCGCGCTACAAGATGTACAAGCGCATCCTGCTGCCATCGGCCCTGCGCCGGGCGCTGCCGCAGTACAGCAACGAAGTGATCATGATGCTGCAGACCACCAGTCTGGCGTCCATCGTGACCCTGATCGACATCACCGGTGCCGCGCGCACGGTCAATGCCCAGTTCTACTTGCCGTTCGAGGCCTACATCACGGCGGGTGTGTTCTACCTGTGCCTGACCTTCATTCTGGTGAAGCTGTTCAAACTGGCCGAACGCCGCTGGCTGGGCTATCTGGCCCCGCGGAAGCACTGA
- a CDS encoding M14 family metallopeptidase, with protein sequence MERIDHALPWSNLGSERQISVFRFGGGERKAYIQASLHADELPGMRTAWELKKRLAELEAQGLLNGVIELVPVANPIGLGQLLQGNHQGRFEAGSGKNFNRDFVELSASVAAELDGHLGDDPHANIRLIRQTMSDLLDALPPAASQLQGMQRVLLSHACTADVVLDLHCDTDAALHMYALPQHWPQWRSLAAHLDVKVGLLAEESGGSSFDEACSLPWLRLSRLFPDAQIPLACLATTLELGGQADTGRVEAQAYAEGILAFLAEQGLISGEWPKPAREACEGMPFEGTELLFAPHPGVISFLRKPGEWVDAGDEIFEVIDPLSDRVSTVCAGTSGVLFAIERLRYAQPGFWLAKVAGREALRHGRLLND encoded by the coding sequence ATGGAACGCATCGACCATGCATTGCCGTGGAGCAACCTGGGCAGCGAACGCCAGATTTCGGTGTTCCGCTTCGGTGGTGGCGAGCGCAAGGCCTACATTCAGGCCAGCCTGCACGCCGATGAATTGCCGGGGATGCGCACGGCCTGGGAGCTGAAAAAGCGCCTGGCCGAACTCGAAGCCCAGGGCTTGCTCAACGGTGTGATCGAGCTGGTGCCGGTGGCCAATCCCATAGGCCTCGGCCAACTGCTTCAGGGCAATCATCAGGGTCGTTTCGAGGCAGGCAGCGGCAAGAATTTCAACCGGGATTTCGTCGAGCTGAGCGCGTCGGTGGCTGCCGAGCTGGATGGGCATCTGGGTGATGATCCCCACGCCAATATCCGCTTGATCCGTCAGACCATGAGCGACCTGCTCGACGCTTTGCCGCCGGCCGCGAGTCAGTTGCAGGGCATGCAGCGCGTGTTGCTCAGCCATGCCTGCACCGCCGACGTGGTGCTGGACTTGCATTGCGATACCGACGCGGCGCTGCACATGTACGCCTTGCCGCAGCACTGGCCGCAGTGGCGTTCCCTCGCCGCGCACCTGGACGTGAAGGTGGGGTTGCTGGCGGAAGAATCCGGCGGCAGTTCCTTCGACGAAGCCTGTTCGCTGCCGTGGCTGCGCCTGTCGCGTCTGTTCCCGGACGCGCAGATTCCGCTGGCCTGCCTGGCGACTACCCTTGAACTGGGTGGGCAGGCCGACACCGGTCGGGTTGAAGCGCAAGCTTACGCCGAAGGCATTCTGGCGTTCCTCGCCGAGCAAGGCTTGATCAGCGGCGAATGGCCGAAGCCTGCGCGAGAAGCCTGCGAAGGCATGCCGTTCGAGGGCACCGAATTGCTGTTCGCGCCGCACCCTGGCGTGATCAGCTTTTTGCGCAAGCCCGGCGAATGGGTTGATGCCGGCGACGAGATTTTCGAAGTGATCGATCCGTTATCGGATCGGGTCAGCACGGTGTGTGCTGGTACGTCCGGGGTGCTGTTTGCCATTGAACGGCTGCGTTATGCCCAACCCGGTTTCTGGCTGGCCAAGGTGGCGGGGCGCGAAGCGCTGCGTCACGGGCGCTTGCTCAACGACTGA
- a CDS encoding ATP-binding cassette domain-containing protein encodes MYKLEVQDLHKRYGSHEVLKGVSLKAAAGDVISIIGSSGSGKSTFLRCINLLEQPHAGRILLNNEELKLVANKEGALKAADPKQLQRMRSRLSMVFQHFNLWSHMTALENIMEAPVHVLGMSKAEAREKAELYLNKVGVAHRKDAYPGHMSGGEQQRVAIARALAMEPEVMLFDEPTSALDPELVGDVLKVMQALALEGRTMVVVTHEMGFAREVSNQLVFLHKGVVEESGNPREVLVNPQSERLQQFLSGSLK; translated from the coding sequence ATGTACAAACTTGAAGTCCAAGACCTGCATAAACGCTATGGCAGTCACGAAGTGCTCAAGGGCGTGTCCCTGAAAGCGGCGGCTGGCGATGTGATCAGCATCATCGGCTCCAGTGGCTCCGGCAAAAGTACGTTCCTGCGTTGCATCAACCTGCTCGAGCAGCCGCACGCCGGCAGGATTCTGCTCAACAACGAAGAGCTGAAGCTGGTGGCGAACAAGGAAGGCGCGCTGAAGGCGGCCGACCCGAAACAGCTGCAACGCATGCGTTCGCGCCTGTCGATGGTGTTCCAGCATTTCAATCTGTGGTCGCACATGACCGCGTTGGAAAACATCATGGAAGCGCCGGTGCACGTACTCGGCATGTCCAAGGCCGAAGCCCGCGAGAAGGCCGAGCTCTACCTGAACAAGGTCGGCGTGGCGCATCGCAAGGACGCTTACCCGGGCCACATGTCCGGCGGTGAACAGCAGCGCGTGGCGATTGCCCGGGCGCTGGCGATGGAGCCCGAAGTGATGCTGTTCGACGAACCGACCTCGGCGCTCGACCCGGAACTGGTGGGCGATGTGCTGAAAGTCATGCAGGCCCTGGCCCTCGAAGGCCGGACCATGGTGGTGGTGACCCACGAAATGGGCTTCGCCCGGGAAGTGTCGAATCAACTGGTGTTCCTGCACAAAGGTGTCGTCGAAGAAAGCGGCAACCCGCGTGAGGTGCTGGTCAATCCACAGTCCGAACGCTTGCAACAATTCCTCTCGGGCAGCCTGAAGTAA